The Pararhizobium sp. IMCC21322 sequence ATTATCAGGACGCCTACGGGGCTGTCGTTCCACATGAACGGATTGCCATCACAACCGGATCTTCGGCAGCGTTTATTCTCAGCTTTTTGTCGGCTTTCGACGCTGGCGCGCGTGTTGGCCTGGCAGCGCCAGGCTATCCGGCCTACCGTAATGTTTTGAAGGCTCTGGGCCTGGTTGCCGTCTCAATCCCGGTCAAAGCAGAAAACAGATATGTCATCACAGCCGATGATCTGCAGGCTGTGCATGATCAGACGCCACTGGACGGCGTGTTGATTGCAAGCCCGGCCAATCCATCAGGCACCATGCTGTTGCCAGATGCATTTGCGCAATTGATCGCGTGTTGCGCGCAGAACGGCATCAGATTTATCTCGGATGAAATCTATCATGGGATTGTCTTTGAGGGCACAGCCAGAACGGCATTGTCGCATACCGACCAATCCATCATCATCAACTCATTTTCCAAATATTACTGCATGACCGGTTGGCGCATTGGCTGGATGGTGCTGCCGGAAGATCTGGTGCGTCCGGTGGAACGGTTGGCACAATCCCTATACATTTCTGCGCCCTATATTTCGCAGATTGCAGCCGCAAAGGCGTTTGATGCATCAGACGAGTTGGATGCGATCTGCCAGCAATATGCCGCTAACCGGCAAAAACTTCTGAAAGCCTTGCCTGAAATCGGGTTTGAGGGCCTTCATCCCGCAGATGGAGCTTTCTACATCTACGCAAATGCCGGGCGCTTCACCAATGATGCTTTGAGTTTTTCAAAATCGCTTTTGGATAACACTGGTGTTGCCGCCACACCGGGCGTGGATTTTGACCCTGATCACGGCCAGACCATGATGCGGTTTTCCTTCGCCGGCGACGAAGTTACCATCGACAAGGCTATTGATGCCATGGCGCGCTGGCTGGGATAGGCAGTATATGAGTTTTTGGGGACCTGTTCTTGCGGGTTTTTCGCTTGGCGGTGGGCTGATTGTGGCCATCGGTGCGCAAAACGCCTTTGTGTTGCGCCTTGGGCTCCTGCGCAGTCACGTCTTTGCAATCTGTCTGCTTTGCGCCTTGTCGGATGCCGTTCTGATTATTCTTGGCATTGCCGGGCTGGATACGCTGGTCCAGCGCTCACCACTGCTTCTGACAACCGTGACTTATGGCGGTGCATTGTTTCTGTTTGTGTATGGCCTGATGGCATTTCGCAGGGTGTTCACGCCGGAGGCAATGAAAACCGCCCAGAAAGAAGCGCCAACCCTGGCAGCTGCTGTCGCAACAGCGCTGGCTTTCACGTTTCTCAATCCGCATGTTTATCTGGATACGGTACTACTGCTGGGAAGCTTTTCGGCCAAATATTTGGGGCAGGAGCGCGTTGCATTTGGCGTCGGCGCTGTAACCGCTTCATTTGCCTGGTTTTTTGGCCTCGGCTATGGCGCGCGCCTGCTTGCGCCTGTGTTCGCACGGCCACTCGCGTGGCAGGTGCTGGACGTGCTGATTGGCAGCGTTATGTGGTTGCTCGCCGCGTCACTGCTTTTTAGCTAGCAGGTTTTGCCGGAGCTGAGATCGATTTGTGCATGGGAGCGCTTTTGTGCTTGGTGCACAAAGACTGAGCTGCCTGTACGGATTTGATGCCGATTTCGCCGTAGTGCGAATCCAATTCCTTATCTTTTGCCCGGTCTTCCTTGCAGCGAAAACCCTTTGATTTCATCAATTGCATCACTCAACTCCAATACACATAGTCAGGTCAGTAACGTGCTGACAACGCACGACATCGCCATATTATTCCCAAGTCTGCGCCAGTTAAGTGAATCAAGTCTTAAGCCAGTGCATCAAATTGACTTGTTTTGAACCAATTGAAATTTGTAGAAAAGCATCGCAGTCGCCACGAAATGCGATATCTATGAGAGCCCAGTCAGGCTGCAGCCTCTTTTTGCGCAGGGATAGTTTTTGAACCGGACCGTCAACAGATCTATTTCACCTGATCCATTCTCGCTGCCAAAGCCCGAGTTAGCGCAGGAGACAGGGCATGTCGTTGTAGAGGCGTCCACAAGAGAACTTGCGGGGCTGGCCTTGCAGGGAATGCTGCTCACAGCTCTCACCTTGGGGCTTTATCGGTTCTGGTATGTCACAAGGGTCCGAAAGTATTTCTGGGCACACACACGCATTGGCAATTACCCGCTGGAATTCACCGGCCATCCAGTTGATTTGATCGTCGGCTTCTTCATGGCTGTAGCAATATTGCTGCCGCTCTATCTGGGTCTGTTTGTTGTGTCATTGGGTTTGCAAAATGGCGTTCTGGCCGCCAATTTGGGGGCTGTTTTGGTAGTGTGGTTTCTCAGCCAGTTTGGGCTGTACCGCGCCAGAAACTACCGCCTTACAAGAATGCTGTGGCGCGGTCTGCGGTTCCGGCAGGGTGGATCCGGTATCATCTACGCGCTTCTGTCGACAATTTGGCTTGTGATCGGGCTGGCCAGCCTGGGGTTGCTTTGGCCAGCGCGCCGCCTTGCATTGCAGGCCTATAAAATGCGCAACACCTGCTTTGGGAACCAGACGGCCAGTTTTGACGCATCACTGACACCGCTTTACCGCGCCGGCTGGCCGTTATTTCTGGGTGTGGCTCTGATCAGCACATGGACAGTCTGGCAATTTGCAAACATCTGGCAGGCAACACCCGGAACGTTTGATATTTTGGATGTTCTGGGATCTGACCTGCGCAATATGAGCTTCGAAGACACTGTGCGCGCAATTCCCTTTGCCGATATTCTTTGGGTCCTGAGCATCGCGGGCTTCGCGTTCGTTGCTGTTTTGGCGCTTGCCGGGCCTTCTTACCTGGCGGCTGAAACACGTCATTTTGCAGGTGCCACATCGTTTGGCGTAGTCAGAATGAACTCAAAGCTCACAAGGTCATCCTTAGTCGCCGTTTGGGGGCGGTTTCTGGCGATCCTGGCAGTTTTCAGCGCCGTTTATCTTGGACTGGGTGCCGTCCTTTTCGGAGCGTTTCTGTATTCCGATTTGCCTGTCGGCATTCTGGACAGCGCCACAACCCGCTTCTGGTTTTTTGCGGCTCTTTTTCTGTATTACTGCATCGGCTTCATAACCTATGCAGTCATTCATCTGGTCCATTTGCGTTTCCAGCTCTGGCGCGCGATCGGCAATTCCATGTCGTTTTCGCCAACAGACCCGATATCCAGCATAGCCGTAGGATCGGCAGAAGAGTTGCGCCGCCGCGATGGGTTTGGCGAGGGTATCGCAGACGCCCTGGACGCGGGCGGGGTGTAAGATGCAGCAAAGCCAAATCTCACTGGAAAATTCGCCACTAGAACAGCACAAATTCAAGGCCGTTTTTTTCGA is a genomic window containing:
- a CDS encoding pyridoxal phosphate-dependent aminotransferase, with translation MKTTPYKLAASVRSAVDPFLAMDVMVAAQARSGEGKQVLHMEVGEPGHQAPLIVREAAKAAIDHDRISYTPALGLLSLRERISAHYQDAYGAVVPHERIAITTGSSAAFILSFLSAFDAGARVGLAAPGYPAYRNVLKALGLVAVSIPVKAENRYVITADDLQAVHDQTPLDGVLIASPANPSGTMLLPDAFAQLIACCAQNGIRFISDEIYHGIVFEGTARTALSHTDQSIIINSFSKYYCMTGWRIGWMVLPEDLVRPVERLAQSLYISAPYISQIAAAKAFDASDELDAICQQYAANRQKLLKALPEIGFEGLHPADGAFYIYANAGRFTNDALSFSKSLLDNTGVAATPGVDFDPDHGQTMMRFSFAGDEVTIDKAIDAMARWLG
- a CDS encoding LysE/ArgO family amino acid transporter; this encodes MSFWGPVLAGFSLGGGLIVAIGAQNAFVLRLGLLRSHVFAICLLCALSDAVLIILGIAGLDTLVQRSPLLLTTVTYGGALFLFVYGLMAFRRVFTPEAMKTAQKEAPTLAAAVATALAFTFLNPHVYLDTVLLLGSFSAKYLGQERVAFGVGAVTASFAWFFGLGYGARLLAPVFARPLAWQVLDVLIGSVMWLLAASLLFS
- a CDS encoding DUF898 family protein produces the protein MNRTVNRSISPDPFSLPKPELAQETGHVVVEASTRELAGLALQGMLLTALTLGLYRFWYVTRVRKYFWAHTRIGNYPLEFTGHPVDLIVGFFMAVAILLPLYLGLFVVSLGLQNGVLAANLGAVLVVWFLSQFGLYRARNYRLTRMLWRGLRFRQGGSGIIYALLSTIWLVIGLASLGLLWPARRLALQAYKMRNTCFGNQTASFDASLTPLYRAGWPLFLGVALISTWTVWQFANIWQATPGTFDILDVLGSDLRNMSFEDTVRAIPFADILWVLSIAGFAFVAVLALAGPSYLAAETRHFAGATSFGVVRMNSKLTRSSLVAVWGRFLAILAVFSAVYLGLGAVLFGAFLYSDLPVGILDSATTRFWFFAALFLYYCIGFITYAVIHLVHLRFQLWRAIGNSMSFSPTDPISSIAVGSAEELRRRDGFGEGIADALDAGGV